The sequence TCTGTGATTTTGTCGACATACCCGACAGAGCGTACATCAGCTTTGGCATCCATATTATCAAAATGGATTCATTGGAACAATCATATTcacagtaaacatttttttagcagGCTATTTGCCGAcgccgaacggcaaatagttttttatgaggagctttttcgtggcagaaatatagtacactcgaaggcttgccattgccgaggggcgaccgctaatagaaaatacttttctctcattttactgtttcatgcacggacaTTGGAACCCAcgtactcccgaatggtagtcacgcaccatttgaagaattttctaatacaaggtgaagtccaaaacaaACAAGACTGAACttaaatagaaacgacaggagctttgttctaataacttcgagtttatttttccaaattagtcccctctggcctcgatacactgtttcaGGTCGTTGACCGGAATGATGGCCTCTACGAACGCAAGacgtttttctttcatggccaaatgcaactTTCCGAATAAGTAGAAGTAACAGGGAGTcttatcaggtgaatacggtgagtgattggtgGTTAAAATGCCATTTCTAATCTAACAATTAGTCACAAAAGTTGATCGATGCATTATTGTGCAATAAGTGCGAGCTTccttcttcgcggtattcagggcgaattcgacgaatgcgatgatacaaacgcttcaaaaccccaatatagaaaattgcattgacggtttgacccgttggcacgaacttcttgtagacaattcccttggaatcatcAAAACAATTGACTGATtgttgacttctccaaacgcgatttttgtgtggtggctcgtctggggccttccattcggcactttgacaccacgtttcatccccagttacaatgttgtaaaggaatttcttctcttttctttccaAATCATCATCATGCGATGAATCGAGCTATTCAACTTCGATtctatgaatttcaacgatgattttttcatttttgataaatttacgaacaatttcgatggagtttttggtgattactgattttggggggctcgtatgttcattgtcatgtCCTCATAACCATCTCTGAGAcgtgtaaacatttttcatcaattcaaatgtttcggtaaaagtGTTAACCggttttaaaaccaaatttgatattagctctttgttcgaaactcaattttgtaccgatgacacaaatatactgacactttagacgcaaattcttcgcttccactgaaccgaatgttactaagctttcactggaagtcagctatgGGTGTAACTTCAAACGCActgactcattaaaaagatggcggcttcaaaaacatttttatgacgacagtcttgtttattttggacttcaccttgtataatatTTACCTCCATTAGAAATGTTGTAACCCACAAAACactttcgaagaaatttttcTGAAGTATAATGACGTATTTGAATCGCCTTATAATATGACCAGATGCAATGCTTTATATGCGAGAGTACATTGTggctcactaaacaacttctgGTGGAAAATGGCCAGAACTTATGGCTTGACCTAACAACTTACTCTTCTTACATACCCAACATGAAAGTGCCCAGAGAAAGGGCTACGCAACCAAGTTTACAATCTTTTGGCAACTTCTCATGCACATGACGAATCGCCTCCGCTAGATCCTCATAGCAATTTAGTGTGTAAAATCGCGGTGTTTTCAATGTTACACCGCCCAAGCCACGGTAATTGAACAAGACGACCCGTAATCCAGCCTTATTAGCGATTGTTGCTAAACTCCTTACATAGTCAGTTTGAGGTCCTCCAATAAGGCCGGGTATGAGTATAATGCAGGGTGCATTTTCACTGCATCCTGCCTCCAACCAGTGCAAGGCAAGTTCACCGCcatcttttaattttagtatttccctaagaatttaatttttttttatttttcttttaaatttattcggcGATATAGTTTTATGATCTCACCGTCTATAGTTGATTTTGGGTAAAACTAATTGTCGAATCGCGTTCGCAATCAACATTTGAGCGCCCCCACCCAAGCACCAAAACGTTGGCCAATACTTTTCACTAATTGTGTGAACATTATAACGCAGAAACTCTTTTAGTGGTCCATCGGCGCTAATCAGACGCGGGCGCTGGAATACATAGCAGACGAGTATATTGCAGATTTATGAGTTCCTGCATTTATGTTTCAATCGGCAACATTCTCACCTGTACGACTTGAGTGAAAtagtaaaagaagaaaatattaactgCCGCGAAGAATGCAGGCCACCAAGAAATCGTATTGAGGACTTCAAAATACATCGCTCAAAGGCTTATGaatagaatatttattttgttcaaataCTTTTTGTTCAAGTAACCAAACCACCCCACtacataaacaaatttcaaaactaaGAGTTCGCGGCTTAATAACAAATCTTGTGCGAATGCGTAAGGCGTTGCTTGAGTCCCTTTTTacgataaacaaaattataacttaAATGCTGTGCTCAATCTTTCGATTTAAATCGGATACTGATTTAGAAAGTTCCAACTTACAAATGTGCATGGTTCAATATTACTCATATCGATTCAAATTATTACTTATGCTGATGCAACAGGAAATAGAGCAACTTTGTTGAGTAAATGCTGTGCGGTGCGTTGTAAACCCAACACACATTTTAATTCTTAAAGTTTTGTAGCCAATATACAGCCTGCGAAAAAATATAGCACAAAGAAAAATTCCATCAATTTTCACGAAAATTTCaaagcattttcttaaagtcttttctatcataaaaaaattgtttgaaaatttgaagtgaatgcaacaaatacttttcgagttattcaacaattaacaaaggcgctcgggcgctccgaagCATTCGCAAAacattaaatgcgtttttctcaaaactttgttttctgaactggtgatcactgtaacttacaaactgcttggtagatttcaataaaatttatactgcttttgaaaaacataaaaaaactcgtGCGTgatcgaaggtttttttttcaaaaatttcgatttttttttaacaattagtcgtcggtttttttctcaaaaatcgaaaaataaatcctgaaaccgccatattgttaattttgaaaaaaaacttcgatcaggcacaagattatctattaataaaactaatttctcttgtgcgattgattttagatgaagcCAAGGACttttgatgatcaccgcaagggacttctggagaaacgggctccacccaaacagcgataacttttccaatttttaatttttttttatgaaattttgctaaagtcaattcGTAATATgaagtattaatgctatgtttttatttttgttgatgtTTGGTTGTTCTGTAGTCTGACGCCATAAGTCACCTACGGTCCCATTGGTAAATAAATGCAGTTGTTGATACTTTCTATTGGCTGTGGTTTCTCGTTTCGCATCACAGAGAACcttttgttgttaatttatttgcaaCGGGATTTCCGGGAATTTAACTCATACTTTCTCTCTCTGCTCAACTCCCAGCTCATTAAACAGGgatctaaattttgtttatttattaatatacagacgttattcatttaatttctgcATAGATAGTAcataaggtggcacaaaattaataaccCTATCGGAGgatctataattttttcaaatggtgtCATCCACCAAtcctatttgacacttgtggagTAGACAGCTGCCGAATAAAAACAGGCTACTTAAGGAGCGCCAGACTGGCTTTTCAACCATTTCAGTGGTCGCATAAAGGTTAAAATTAAGATTTCCTacgttcaaaagttttttttttctggataaaaaagttattcaaaaaaaaattggatgattaattgtgCACATATAAGACCTAATTTCGtagtaaaaaaaagcaaagtcGGGAATCTGGTCTGCCTCTCTCTCTGAGAAAAAAGCTAGCCCCTCGCCAACAATAGAATGTTTAAGTTTACCATCTCGCTTACGTTTCAAATAGAATTAACCTTCGACGATAGCGAaaacttttactatttttggtgGCATTACTGGGCCTCACTTATGCCTCAATGACGCTGAGGCCAATGTTGTAAGCAATGGAGTAGGTTTTGGAATTAAATGTGACCAACGAGGTTTTATTTGCAAGCATCGATAGCGCAAATCTAAATAAAGTTCGGTTGCAGCATccgtttataaatataaatggcgcgtacactctttctgggtgtttggcagaccttctcctcctatttgtggcgtgcatcttgatgttgttccacaaatggagggtcctttagcttcaagccgactccgaacggcagatattttttatgaagaactttttcgtggcagaaatacattcggaggtttgtcattgcctgccgaggggcgaccgctattagaaaaaacttttccttcattttcttcattcgaacctacgttctctctgaattccgaatggtagtcacgctccaactcattcggctacggcggccgccagtttATATTGATCGAAAAATTGGAATCGGCAGCAGCTAAGGTAGCAATCCGctcgaaataatatttaaataataagatCGTAATTAAATCTTTTAAATACAGGATGGCCTAAGGCGAATCTGTTCAAAATGTTGGCATGCGAGCAAAAACAGCATAATTTAAATTAGAACTGTCAAGGGAAAGATAATAGAAGAATGGAATGAgtgacaaatagataaaattagtTTGTATACTTTTCGTCATTCCGTTTTACTGGCATTTCTCAATTAAAGGCGAATGGAAGAGGAGGAAATCAACTACTCTAATCAAACCATCTTCTATAGATACGCCTTGGGATAGCCACTCTAACGTTTAAAAGTTGGGCaatgattttttgacttttacatttgttcaattttagacattaaaaaaattggtagcCTTGCTGAAAAAGGCGCATTCAATAAAGGTGGTGGcattagaccaacaacaatgttttgtacgtttgattgtcaaacaaATCATtggcaaaatagaaaataaagaatGAATTGGCTTTGTTTCATTCTAGGCTGACAGCGGCATTGACacggcaaaagaaaaaaaataaagcagctgatttaccgataccacctttaatagattcgccttgctcttCAGTTGGAGAAAGTTTCTGCtgatgcagaaataaacactgttcacggagaggatacagtgagtgtaaggactgtgcaaaagtggttttcaaaattccgaagtggtaactgcgacgtggaggatgccctacgcactggtcgtcctgaagtctttaactccgacgctttgctcgaactcgtgggagctgagccaaatttcacagtcgatatgatagctcagaggttaaattcagcgcatggaacagttcacaggcacctggttcagttgggaaaggtttcaaagcagggaaatgggttccgcatagactttccgtcgccaacctttagcagagagtgaatgtgtgttctcagctgctgcaacggcttgaaaattaaaGACTTTTGAACCGCATCGTTGCTGGTGAGGAAAattgggtcctttacaataatcctgttcgcaaccGCCAATGGTTAGacaaagatgaaacaccagaaccaacccctagagatggctttcatcccaagaagattctcctgtctatttggtgggatatggccggtattgtttattatgaacttctggagccacaccagacgataactgctgaatattattgccatcagctatcaaacctgaatgagccattaaaaaaaatcgaccggaCAGCTATGAAAAACAAGAATGTTCAAACATTATGGGGTTAGGTTTTGAATCCGTGGCCTGCCAAATGGTAGTCAGGCATAATTCCATTCGGCTGAGGCGGGaaattatttccataaattACTTTAAATGCACAACAGAAACAAAGTGTGTACAAATTTCGAAATGTTTTCATCTGGAATCAAATATAAGGTAGGTTGGTAAGTAAGGTTGTTTATCATGGGAAATTCATGGGAAACTAAATATCTGTtttcaatatataaatatagttcAGATAAACCTCCAGCAtagcatatttacatatgtaggaGTACTTGTGTTTAATAATATTCTATTTTGCAACACATCAttgctttcaatttcaaaaatttggacAAAGGTTAAAAGCTTATCGTTGCTAGACTGATAATACCGCCTATTATTTTGCTAATTATAGGatttattgcattatttttaatcaattattattttacttaagaaGTCTATGATCTTCAGCTATATGCACTATTATGCACTAGAAAATAAAAGACCCCGTCAGCCTTCAAGGCGAATGTCATTATTGGAGACCAATTCCCACCTCTCGCGAATGAAGAGCTCCTGGTGCTTGTCGTGAGTAACAATGGGCACTGGCACTTGCGCCAGAGGTTCCGAGTGACCATGACCCAGCTTCTGTAGTAGACCAGCCATTGTACGAGTAAGTCTTCCATGTGATAGCTGGCATTAAATCAACTCATCTAGAAATAGTGGGTTTCGTTGAAAGATAATTCTTGCATTCTTAGCATAGCAATAAGTAAAAATTGTGTTGGGTATGACTGTATGAtaacaaaaaaaggaattaatttcttaaatgaaaaaataacaatacaattTAATTCTCTTAAAATACTGAATAAAACATTGCAAGTAGATGCATATCTATAAAAACGATGGCTGCCTTGAAGTTAGTATGAacaaaaagtgttgaaaaatgTATGCTAATTATCCATTGGCATTCGCAAAGAGGAAGTAGAGTATGCATACATACCCCCGTGAACCCATATGAACTTTCTTATTATTGTAATTGAAACCATAACGTAGTTCAACGTTATGCGGTAAGCTTTGCTTTTCGCCCTGTTTTAGGAGCAATTacggtaaaaaaaaatagttgagatTATCTATCACGCGTAACTTCTCCTATTAGATTCTTTTCTGGAGTATTCTGAAATGGAAATTGAAATTCTGAAATTGAATTGTAACGCATGGGTTGAAAAGTCCTAAGCTTTAACTAAAATATATCTATCTGTGAACTACGtgttatacacatatacatatacatattaattATCAACTTCTGATAAGCGGATTTTAAAAATCCTTCTAAATCCGGTGTCCCTGCTCTCGTAGTGCTTATTTCCATACTAGGGgtgtaaaatacattttatcatTACTTTTAAAAGTAGTGCACACAAGCCAGGCGCAATGCTTCCAATGAAGAATAGTGCAGAATATCTCGGCAGTATGGAAGTAGTGAGCAGAGGTTGTGACCATTCGGAACAGATCTGATTCGAAACTCACTGTGGGTATGAAaccctaggtaggtaggtatagtggttgtcgattgacacacctaggcctgctgtaggcccattgtgataactCCTCACTCTATCAATgtagacttgttatttttatattggctacttctgccaagctATTCAGGGAACTATTTCCtgaaatattgaaccttcttctaccCAGAGCTaagcacccgcatagaaagtgttctatagtctcttcttctttgatgtcgttacagcttctgcaatagtcgttatagggcgctcccagtctgctggcatgcctgccaatcaaACAATGCCCTGTCAGGACcccgaggagatttttcatatttttcctgtttagtttcaacagtcggtttgtgcggtctataagcatcttacaagttgctaaaggtatagaGTTCGGCTATAAAGGTAACAAATAatcatttgctgtttcatgcccacagtggggcatattttaatttttttagaatacgtAAACTTATAAATGACGATAAATGCAGTAAGCATCATTCAGTTAATTTTTCGTTCTGCACCCAAATATTGTAAagagaaagtgaaattttgaaaaaagcaatattttaatagtgctttgtgttaataatttttgaacggAGAAATAAAATCATATCGCTTCGTCATATTATTAGTACTGAGGTCAAAACGCATCGAATGGCACGTgtcttttttgataaatttttccaTGTACTCCATAATCTGTATAATACcgtaaaatttataagaaacttATAAAAGAAGAATCCGTttttctcttcgttttttttacCTAAAAATGATACAAGGGGGCACAAAATTAAGCAGATTTGTCACTAGACATCTCgacactaaattttttat is a genomic window of Anastrepha ludens isolate Willacy chromosome 6, idAnaLude1.1, whole genome shotgun sequence containing:
- the LOC128865749 gene encoding phospholipase ABHD3-like translates to MYFEVLNTISWWPAFFAAVNIFFFYYFTQVVQRPRLISADGPLKEFLRYNVHTISEKYWPTFWCLGGGAQMLIANAIRQLVLPKINYRREILKLKDGGELALHWLEAGCSENAPCIILIPGLIGGPQTDYVRSLATIANKAGLRVVLFNYRGLGGVTLKTPRFYTLNCYEDLAEAIRHVHEKLPKDCKLGCVALSLGTFMLGAYLAQEEEASKYLTAAMMISPPCDIKFGVINLEKPYFNKIFNHSMMREVLKLFKHYSILRRSNIDVDLVLTSKTLGAFINNLLVKSSVFASLEECYEDAKLHNKLGNVSIPLLCLCAADDIFQPIQALPLEIVEKSSNVAMVLSETGGHIGFLEGWWPFRREQYMERLFVEYFTKVLFDENGSFQRLKEQLNKTN